From Spiroplasma endosymbiont of Diplazon laetatorius:
GAATAAAAATTATAGTTTTGTAGTTAAGTTTGAAACATTTTTGGAAAACAGAAATACATTCACTGTATTGTTTGTACCAATTTTCTTTATGACTATATCAACAGCATTCATTTTAGCTTTTAATGAAAACATAATGTCAGAAAGTTATAACTCATTAAATATTTTATACATGTGATTATCTTTTATTAAAAATAATATTGCAAAGCAACTAATTACATTTATTATATCGATGTCATTATTGGCAGCATCTATAGTTTGAGTTTTCTTTAGAAAAAAAATCAAACATGATTTACTTTCAAATATAGTAGACTTATTTTTAATAAGTTATTTAACTTTTTATAATCCAATTTCTGTTAGATTCATAAATACCTTTTATCCAAAAATGTTTGAAACAAATGGTATAGTTCTTCTGGTATTGTTGTTTGTAATGATAAACTCAGTTCCTTATGTGATTAAGACAAAGAAAGAAAAACAAAATACTAGCGAAGTTGTTGTTATAAAAAAATATTCAAGATTAATTTTTTAGTAAGGAGTTCTTATGAAAGACATACAAATTAAAATCAACAAGTTAAAAGAAGATTTAAATAAGTGAGGACACGCTTATTATGTTTTGGATAACCCAATTGTAGATGATGCAGAGTATGATAAAAGTTTGAATGAACTTATAAATTTAGAAAAACAATATCCAGAACTACTTACACAAGATTCTCCATCTCAAAAAGTTGGTGGAATTGTAATGGATAAGTTTGAAAAGTACAAACATAAACAACCTATGTTAAGTTTATCTAACGCATTTAATAAAAATGACTTAATTAATTTTGACGATCAAATTCTAAAAGAAATTGAGAATAAAAATTATAATTTTTTTGTTGAACCAAAAATAGATGGACTATCTATTTCTTTAATTTATAAAAAAGGAAATCTTTTTAAAGGTGTTACTAGAGGTGATGGTGTTTATGGAGAAGATGTTACTTCAAATGTTAAGACAATTAAAAGTATTCCATTATCTATTTCTGATAAAAGAGATTATGTTGAAATTAGAGGAGAAGTTTTCCTTTCAAAAAATGAATTTGAAAAAATAAACAAGCAAAGACAAAATAATGATGAAGAAATTTTTGCTAACCCAAGAAACGCAGCTGCAGGAACTTTAAGACAACTTGACTCATCTATTGCTGCATCTAGAAAGTTGGATGCATATCTATATTATTTTATGGACAGAGAACAATTCCATACACACAGTGAGTCTTTAGATTATTTAGACAAAATGAATTTTAAAGTTAACAAGCTTGGTAAAATATGTAACAACATAGATGAGGTTTATGAACACATTGAATTCATTCAATCACAAAGAGAACTTCTAGATTATGAGATTGACGGAGTTGTAATAAAGGTAAATGATTTTGATCTTTATGAAAAAGTTGGTTACACTGCAAAATCTCCAAAGTGAGCTATTGCTTTTAAGTTTCCTGCAGAAGTAAAAGAAACAAAACTTAATAATATATTTGCAACGGTAGGTAGAACAGGAAGAATTACATATAATGCTTCTTTAGAACCTGTGCAAATCGCTGGAACCACAGTTCAAGCAGCCACACTTCACAATGCTGATTTTATATTACAAAGAGACATAAGAGTTGGTGGTAAAGTAAAAATAAAAAAAGCAGGAGATATAATTCCAGAAGTGATTGCTCCAGTGCAAAATGAAGATTTTTCTAAACTTAAAAAATGAGTTGAGGAAAAAAATTGTCCTGAATGTAATTCAGAATTAGAGAGAGTTGATGGAGAAGTTGATCAATATTGTATTAACTCTCAATGTCCTAGAAAAATAGTTAGAGGTTTAGAACATTTTGTATCAAGAGATGCTATGAACATAGAGGGTTTAAGTATAAAAATAATTGAAAAGCTTTATGAAAATAAATTTATTAATAATGTTGGAGATATTTATAAATTAAACTTACATAAAGAAAAACTAATCCAACTTGATAAGATGGGTGAAAAGTCAGTTAATAATTTATTGGACTCTATAGAGAAATCAAAAAACAATTCATTTGATAAATTATTCTTTGGTTTAGGTATTAGACATGTTGGTAAAAAAACAGCAAAAACTCTAGCTATAAATTTTAAAACAATCGATAATATAGAAAAAGTAGGATTCGAAGAATTAGAACAGATTAACGATGTCGGTCCAATAGTTGCTAAATCTGTATGTGATTGATTTTCAATAAAACAAAATTTACAACTTATAAATGATTTAAAAAATGAAAAAGTGAATATGAATTATTTAGGTAATGAAGGTACAAAAAATAATGATAAAATTACTTTGAAAAGTTTTGTTATAACGGGTACTTTAAGTAAACCAAGAAATTACTTTAAAGATTTATTAGAAGAATATGGAGCTAAAGTAATTGATACTGTTAGCAAGAAAACAGATTTTCTTTTAGCTGGTAAAGAAGCTGGAAGCAAATTAGAAAAAGCTGAGAAGTTAGGAATTAAAATTCTTTCAGAAGAAGAGTTTTTAGAAATGATAGGTGAATAAGAAATGAAAATAAATTTAGAATTATTAAAAGAACTTCAAGAAGATGCAATGTTAAATCTAACTGAAGAAGAATTGAAAAATATTCTTAAGTATGAGAATGATATATTACATAAATTTGAAAAAGTTTTATCAATCAACACTGATGGTGTAGAAGAATTGCATTATCCATTTGATATCCACAACACACACTTAAGAGAAGATGGCGAAGTTAAAGTTTTAGCACAAGAAGATGTTTTAAGAAATGCTCCTAGTGTTGAAGGTGACTTCGTAACAATTACAAAGGTGGTTAAATAAAATGAATTTTAAAAATATTACATTAAAGCAGTTACATGAAAAAATTTCAAAAAAAGAAATAACATTAGTGGATTTAGTAAAAAGTGTTATAGATAATTCTAAAAAAGAAATGGAAAGTAATTTTTTAATTACCTTATCGGATAAAGAGGCTTTAGAAAAAGCAAAAGAACTTGATTTAAATATTGATTCAAATAATGTTTTATATGGTGTTCCTTTTATTCACAAAGACAACATTTCAACAAAAAATATTTTGACTACAGCTGGATCAAAAATTTTATCAAACTATGTTCCTTCTTTTGATGCAACTATTGCTGAAAAATTTAATGAAACTAATTCTATACTTGTTGGTAAAGCCGCTCTTGATGAATTATCAATGGGAGGAACAGGATTATTTTCTTTTAATGGAGAAGTTAGAAACCCACATGATAACAATAGAATAGTTGGGGGTAGTTCAAGTGGTAGTGCCTATGCTGTGGCAAAGGGGATTGTTCCATTTGCAACTGGTGGTGACACTGGTGACTCAATAAGAAAACCAGCAAGTCTTAATGGTATAGTTGGTTTCAAACCAACTTATGGTTCTATATCAAGATATGGAGCAATTCCTTATGCACCAAGTTTAGACCATTTGGGATTCTTTACAAATAATGTAGAAGATCTTGCTTACTTGTGTGAAGCAACTTTTGGATATGATCAAAAAGATTTTACATCAATAAATAATCAACAAAATTTTGTTGAAAACATATCAAGTACAGACAAAAAAATAAAATTCGGTTATATAAAATCTATTGAAGAAATTTTAACTGGTAAGTTAAAAGAAGATTATAAAAAACTTTATGAATTAATAAAAGAAGCTGGCCATGAAGTTGTTGAATATGATTTTGATAAAAAATTATTAGAAGCAATACCTGCAGCTTACATGATGATTTCCTTTGCTGAAGGTGTATCAACACATTCAAACTTAGATGGTATTAAGTTTGGAATAAGAGCAAAAGGAAATGATTACAAAGAAATAATAAAAAATTCTAGAACAGAAGGTTTTGGAGAAACTGTAAAGAGAAGATTTATAATTGGTAGTTACCAATTGAAATCTGAAAATCAAGAATTGCTTTTAGCTAAATCAAAAAAAGTTAGAAGATTAATAGTTGAAGAATTAGATAAACTTTACAAAGAGGTGGATATATTAATTCTTCCACCAACAATCTCTCCAGCTCCTACAGTAAAAAGTGTTTATGGTTTTGATGTAGAACAAAAAGAAGATAATGAAACTGCTTTTATAGAAGATGTTTTAATTCTTGCTAACTTTAATGGAATGCCTTCTGTCACAATTCCTTTTGTAACAGAAGATAATATGCCAATAGGTATAAACTTAAACGCAAAACCAAAATCTGATCTTAAAGTTTTACAAGCAGCTAAATTGTTAGAAGATATAATTTCAAAAAATTTTAGACAAGTAGGTGATGTAAATGAATAACTTTGAAGTAATTATTGGAATTGAAAATCACGTTGAATTAAAAACTAATTCAAAAATGTTTGGAGTTGGTCCTGTAAGTTATGGAGAAACACCTAACTCAAAAGTTTCTGAAGTTGATATGGGTTATCCAGGAGCATTGCCCTCAGTTAACAAAGAAGGTGTTAAACTTGCAATACTTGCATGTAATGCTTTACAAATGGAAATAGATCCCTTACTTAGATTTGATAGAAAAAATTATTTTTATCCAGACTTGGTTAAGGGTTTCCAAATCACTCAACAATTTTTCCCAATAGGTAAAGAAGGAAAAATAAATATTACTTTAGAAGATGGCACAACTAAAACTATAGAAATTGAAAGACTTCATATTGAAGAGGATACAGCAAAACAAACCCACAAAGGAGATCTGACTTATATAGATTTCAACAGAAGTGGTGTTGGTTTAGTTGAGATAGTTTCTAAACCATTTATAAGAAGTGCCAGTGAAGCTGTGGAATATGTAAATCAGCTTAGAGAGATTTTGTTGTTCCTTGGTATAAGTGATGTTAAAATGAACGAAGGTTCATTAAGATGTGATGTAAACATTTCTTTGAGACCATATGGTTATCCAGAGTTTGGTTCAAAAGTTGAAATAAAAAACTTAAACTCACTAAATAATGTTAAGAAATCAATTGAATTTGAAATTAAAAGACAATCAAAAATTCTTCTATCTGGTGGTAAAGTAGATCAAGAGACAAGAAGATTTGATGAATCAATTCAAGAGACTGTGTTGATGAGAAAAAAGGATAATGCAGTTGATTATAAATATTTTAGAGAACCAAATATATTCCCAATAAAATTAGATGAGAATTGAATTAAAGAAGTTATATCTTCATCTCCTGAACTTGCTTCAGAAAAAAGAAAAAAATATTTAGATAATTATCAATTATCTTCAGATGATGCAAATTATATTTTATCTGATTTATCTTTGGTAAAGTTTTTTGAAGAAAGTATTTCTCTTGGATCTGATCCTAAAAAAGTTGCAAACTATTTAATTACAGATATTAAGGCTTTACTAAATAAAGATGGAATTGAGTTAACCCAATCTAAATTGCAACCAAAAGACATTAGTGAAATTATAAAAATGATGGATGAAGGAGTTATTTCTTCTAAACACGTTAAGACAATTTTACCAATAGCTTTTGAAACTGAAAAATCAGTTCAACAAATAGCTGATGAAAATAATTTAAAGTTAATTTCTGATATAAATGAAATCAAAAAAATATTACAACCTATAGTTGAACAAAATATTGAATTGATTAAAGAACAATACGAACAAAGACCAGAAAGGGTAGAAAAAACTCTTATGGGACAACTTATGAAAGAAACTGGGGGTAATGTAAATCCAACAGTGGCGACAGAAGTTATAATAGAAATGATCAAACAAAACAAAAACTAGCATGAGCTAGTTTTTTTAATCTTCTAATTCTTGTTCTCCTCTAATTTTTAGAACAAGATCATTTACTATATTATTTTTTGCATATACTCCAAGAATGTCTCCTTCTTTAAGGACTGTATATTCATCTGGAAGTATTGTTTTACCATTTCTTTTAATTTGGATTATATTAAAGTCTTTGTTTGAAGTTAATCCTGCATCAAAAATTGACTTATCAATTATTTCTTCTTCATTTACTACAATACTTGTAAATACATATTCGTTATCGATTGATTGAACTTCACTTTCAATATCAAATAATGATTTAGTTGCAACCATTTTTCCTGTAATAACGTCGGGAATGATAACTTTGTCTTCTTCTAACCCTAGAGCTAATAGAATTCTTTTATGTCTTTCATCTCTTGCTTTAACTATTATGTTTTCAACACCCAAGTCTAAAAGGTTTAAAACTGTTAAAATACTTGACTCCATGTTTCCACCAAAACAAACAATAACTCCATCATATTGGTTAATACCATTTTTCTCTAAAGCGTTTTTATTAGTTGCATCTAAAACAACTCCTTCAACAGATTCAAATTGGTTTATGTGTAAGTTTAATTTTTCTTCGTCATAATCAAATATTTTAATTAATTGCTTTTTCTCATCTAATGTTTGAGCAACAGATAATCCAAAGTAATTTGCACCAAATATAGCAAAACTTTTCTTTCTAGCCATATGAGCACCAACTTTCTAACTCTTTAAATTATACAACTCTTTTCAGGTTTAATGTATAATTTAATGTAGATTTGAAAGAGGTAGTTTTTTTATGAAAAATTCTTCAGGCGACGAAAAAGAGATTTTAAATACTAAATCTAAAAAACCTAAAAAAGAGCCTAAAAAACCAAATGAAAAATTCTTTTATAAATTAAAGAACTGATGACCTTTTTCTAGAGTTAGTGGAAGGATTATTTCTGCATATCTTTTAGCTATTATTATTGGTGGATTTTTATTATCAATTCCAGGTGTTGTTGTAGATAAAGAAAATCATTGAGACTTTATAACAGGAATGTTTACAGCATCAAGTGCTATATCAGATACTGGTATAACTATGATTCAAACAAACACTGGTTATTCATTCACAGGACAACTTTTAATTATAATAATGTGTCAAATTGGTGGTATTGGAATACTTACTATTAAAATTTCTCTTTTGGTTATGATTGGTAGAAAAGTATCTTTAGACGACCAAAACATAGCTTCTTCTGAAAGAGGTAATAACAGTTTATCAAATACAGTTGAAATGATTAAGGATGCTTTCATATTCTTGATTGGATTGGAATTGGCTGGATCAATAGTTTTATTCTTTGGATTTTATTTCACTCCAATTGGAATCACAGAAGAAAATGCAGTAGGAATAACAAGTCCTTATAATGACTTTGGTAAATCACTATGATTTTCAATTTTTCACTCAATAAGTGCTACAAACAATGCTGGTTTTGATATTTTAAGTGGAAACTCTTTAGTTCCTTATAACCAACCAGGATCTTATGGATATTTAATTCAAATGACATTTTTAATGCAATGAGTTATTGGAGGATTGGGTTATCCAACTTACCATGATATTAAGAAAAAAATTAAAGCTAGAAGACAAGGAAAAACAGTTAAGTTTTCTTTATTTACTAAATTAAACTTTATTACTTATGTGGTTTTATTTGTTTTAGGACCAATTTTAGTTTTCTTAACAGAATGATTAACTGTTGAAGATAGTCGTATTTTATTAAATGGTCATTTTCAAGAAGTAATTTATATCCCTAAACCAGAAAAAAATACTGGCGAAATAATAATTAACAAGTGGGTTACTGACGGAACTTGAAAACCTACACATGTATGGATGATGGATTTAATTTTCAACGTTTCTTCAACTAGAAATGCTGGTTTTGCAACAGTTGATGTTAATAACTTTACTGCAGGAAGTAAGTTTATATTATCTATTTGAATGTTTATTGGTGCAGCTCCTTCATCAACTGCCGGGGGAATTAGAACCACTAC
This genomic window contains:
- the gatC gene encoding Asp-tRNA(Asn)/Glu-tRNA(Gln) amidotransferase subunit GatC, with the translated sequence MKINLELLKELQEDAMLNLTEEELKNILKYENDILHKFEKVLSINTDGVEELHYPFDIHNTHLREDGEVKVLAQEDVLRNAPSVEGDFVTITKVVK
- a CDS encoding amidase family protein, producing MNFKNITLKQLHEKISKKEITLVDLVKSVIDNSKKEMESNFLITLSDKEALEKAKELDLNIDSNNVLYGVPFIHKDNISTKNILTTAGSKILSNYVPSFDATIAEKFNETNSILVGKAALDELSMGGTGLFSFNGEVRNPHDNNRIVGGSSSGSAYAVAKGIVPFATGGDTGDSIRKPASLNGIVGFKPTYGSISRYGAIPYAPSLDHLGFFTNNVEDLAYLCEATFGYDQKDFTSINNQQNFVENISSTDKKIKFGYIKSIEEILTGKLKEDYKKLYELIKEAGHEVVEYDFDKKLLEAIPAAYMMISFAEGVSTHSNLDGIKFGIRAKGNDYKEIIKNSRTEGFGETVKRRFIIGSYQLKSENQELLLAKSKKVRRLIVEELDKLYKEVDILILPPTISPAPTVKSVYGFDVEQKEDNETAFIEDVLILANFNGMPSVTIPFVTEDNMPIGINLNAKPKSDLKVLQAAKLLEDIISKNFRQVGDVNE
- the gatB gene encoding Asp-tRNA(Asn)/Glu-tRNA(Gln) amidotransferase subunit GatB, producing the protein MNNFEVIIGIENHVELKTNSKMFGVGPVSYGETPNSKVSEVDMGYPGALPSVNKEGVKLAILACNALQMEIDPLLRFDRKNYFYPDLVKGFQITQQFFPIGKEGKINITLEDGTTKTIEIERLHIEEDTAKQTHKGDLTYIDFNRSGVGLVEIVSKPFIRSASEAVEYVNQLREILLFLGISDVKMNEGSLRCDVNISLRPYGYPEFGSKVEIKNLNSLNNVKKSIEFEIKRQSKILLSGGKVDQETRRFDESIQETVLMRKKDNAVDYKYFREPNIFPIKLDENWIKEVISSSPELASEKRKKYLDNYQLSSDDANYILSDLSLVKFFEESISLGSDPKKVANYLITDIKALLNKDGIELTQSKLQPKDISEIIKMMDEGVISSKHVKTILPIAFETEKSVQQIADENNLKLISDINEIKKILQPIVEQNIELIKEQYEQRPERVEKTLMGQLMKETGGNVNPTVATEVIIEMIKQNKN
- a CDS encoding TrkA family potassium uptake protein, with translation MARKKSFAIFGANYFGLSVAQTLDEKKQLIKIFDYDEEKLNLHINQFESVEGVVLDATNKNALEKNGINQYDGVIVCFGGNMESSILTVLNLLDLGVENIIVKARDERHKRILLALGLEEDKVIIPDVITGKMVATKSLFDIESEVQSIDNEYVFTSIVVNEEEIIDKSIFDAGLTSNKDFNIIQIKRNGKTILPDEYTVLKEGDILGVYAKNNIVNDLVLKIRGEQELED
- the ligA gene encoding NAD-dependent DNA ligase LigA → MKDIQIKINKLKEDLNKWGHAYYVLDNPIVDDAEYDKSLNELINLEKQYPELLTQDSPSQKVGGIVMDKFEKYKHKQPMLSLSNAFNKNDLINFDDQILKEIENKNYNFFVEPKIDGLSISLIYKKGNLFKGVTRGDGVYGEDVTSNVKTIKSIPLSISDKRDYVEIRGEVFLSKNEFEKINKQRQNNDEEIFANPRNAAAGTLRQLDSSIAASRKLDAYLYYFMDREQFHTHSESLDYLDKMNFKVNKLGKICNNIDEVYEHIEFIQSQRELLDYEIDGVVIKVNDFDLYEKVGYTAKSPKWAIAFKFPAEVKETKLNNIFATVGRTGRITYNASLEPVQIAGTTVQAATLHNADFILQRDIRVGGKVKIKKAGDIIPEVIAPVQNEDFSKLKKWVEEKNCPECNSELERVDGEVDQYCINSQCPRKIVRGLEHFVSRDAMNIEGLSIKIIEKLYENKFINNVGDIYKLNLHKEKLIQLDKMGEKSVNNLLDSIEKSKNNSFDKLFFGLGIRHVGKKTAKTLAINFKTIDNIEKVGFEELEQINDVGPIVAKSVCDWFSIKQNLQLINDLKNEKVNMNYLGNEGTKNNDKITLKSFVITGTLSKPRNYFKDLLEEYGAKVIDTVSKKTDFLLAGKEAGSKLEKAEKLGIKILSEEEFLEMIGE
- a CDS encoding TrkH family potassium uptake protein — translated: MKNSSGDEKEILNTKSKKPKKEPKKPNEKFFYKLKNWWPFSRVSGRIISAYLLAIIIGGFLLSIPGVVVDKENHWDFITGMFTASSAISDTGITMIQTNTGYSFTGQLLIIIMCQIGGIGILTIKISLLVMIGRKVSLDDQNIASSERGNNSLSNTVEMIKDAFIFLIGLELAGSIVLFFGFYFTPIGITEENAVGITSPYNDFGKSLWFSIFHSISATNNAGFDILSGNSLVPYNQPGSYGYLIQMTFLMQWVIGGLGYPTYHDIKKKIKARRQGKTVKFSLFTKLNFITYVVLFVLGPILVFLTEWLTVEDSRILLNGHFQEVIYIPKPEKNTGEIIINKWVTDGTWKPTHVWMMDLIFNVSSTRNAGFATVDVNNFTAGSKFILSIWMFIGAAPSSTAGGIRTTTFAICILAIFSIMRNKKSVEAFKRKIPDETVKRSFAVVLISFFIVVTSIFVVYLDSNEMLFGTDNTDHTDATIIKLIMYVCSAFGTVGFQPFPNSQIIQLGVISKIMLVITMFIGQLGISNTLLAFVKPKNKQNYAYLEEEVTIG